The stretch of DNA TTATGTTCATAAAGCTGATAATTTTAAAGAAGCATACGATTTACTTGAAAAAGAAAAATATGACCCAATTTATACTCAAAATGGAATTGATTTAAAATATTCTGGTGACTTAAGAGTAATGTTAATTGGACATAAACCAGTTTGTGCATTCTGGAGATTCTCAGGTGATGGAGAATGGATTACAAATACATCTCAAGGTGGAACAATGTCTTATGAAAATGTTCCAATGAATGCACTTGAGCTTGCTGTAAAAGCTTCAAAAGCTGCAAAAGCTGAGTACTGGGCTTGTGATATTGCAATTGATAAAAATGATGATAAACCATATATTTTAGAATGTGCTACAGCCTTTGCTGCCTTCCCTTATATTAGAGATTGGATTTGTGAATACTTAATGTGGGACTTCTCTAATGGTAAATACAAAATGCCTTATGTACCTTTATATTCATGGGTTGAATTAGGTAAAATTGATCCATCATTATTAAGAACAATGAGACATATTGGATTTAGTAAATATACTCCATCTTGCGATGGAGCATATTTTATAAATGAAAAAGACAGTTCTTTTGATATGGAGAAAACAATTTTAAATGATCCTAGTGATTATCCAGAAGAGTATTCATATGAAAAACTTCCAGCTTATGTACAACTTGAAGATATCCAAACAGAAAATAGTAATGGTTTAGAACTTACTAAAATTAATTTTAATACTGCAACCTTAACAGATATTATGACTTTACATGGTATGGAAGAAGAATTAGCCTTAGATATTCAAGAATTTATTGGTGAAAATATAATTACTGATCCAAGTGATTTACTTGACTTAGAATCAATAGATGAACAGATGATTAAAACTTGGGATAACAATATTGCTGATATGAGAATTAATATAAATAATACTGATCAAGATACATTAAAGAAAATCAAAGGTATTGGTGCAAAACTTGCAAAAATAATTTTAGATTTCAAAGAAGAGATTGAACATTTTACAGATTTAGACCAATTAAAAGAGATTGAAGGTATTGGTAAAAATAAGTTAGCTCAATTGAAATCTAGACTAAAAATAGGAGAATAGTTTTTGAAACAACTTTATAGATCATATGATGAATCTACTCATATTTTCAAAGATTTAGAAAATAGATATCCTAATTATATTAAATTAGAGTCAATTGGAAAGACTTGGGAAGAAAGAGATATTAATTTAATCACAATCTCAAAAGATGTAAAAACAGCGCATACTAGACCTGCGTTGTTTTTTACAGGAACTATTCATGCAAGAGAATGGGTTGGTCATGAATTAGCAATTGATTTTACTAAATATGTATTAGAAAATTATGAAAGTGATCCCACACTACAAGCATATTTAGAATATGCTACTATTTATATGGTTCCTTGTGCAAATCCAGATGGATATGAATATTCAAGAAATCATTTTTCTTTTTGGAGAAAAAATAGAAGAGTAAATGCTGATGGTTCACATGGTGTTGATTTAAATAGAAACTTTCCTATAGGTTATGTAAAGTCTACAATGACAACTTCAAATGTTTATGGTGGTCCTGAACCTTTTTCTGAACCAGAAACTAGAGCTTTAAGAGATTTTGTAGAAGTACATCCAAATATTTCTATAGCTTTAGATTATCACTCACAAGGAAATGTATTTTTCCCTGCACATGATTTTAGACATGAAGATACTATTGATACAACTGATATGAATACTTTATGTGCAAATATGGCTGAAGAAATTAGAAAAATTTCTGGTCGTGAATATGGAATACATCAAGGTAAGCCACCTACTAAACTAATATCAGGTTCGGGTAGAGAATTTTATCACTCAAAAGGAATAATTTCAAGTGTTGTAGAAGTTGGTACAAGAAACATTTCTGATTATATGGGTGATATGGATGAACACTTAAGAGAACATATTCCAGCATTACTTGCAGCTGTTAAAGAAGTACCAAATTATGATAAAAATAATTCTACAAAAAGAGTAGATTCTTTTGAAGTAACAGAAATTGGATCGAACCATGTAAATCTTGAATGGAAATATAATATAGAAGATGACGTATTTTTCGAAATTTATAGAAGTTTAAAAGATAAATCATTTTGTAATAGTTCAAACTTAATCGCAAGAACACAAAAATTAGAGTTTAATGATATAAACCTTCAAAGCAATAGAGATTATTATTATAATATTAGAGTTGTTAATAAAAAAACTGGAATAAAATCACCATTTTATCCTCAAATTATATTAAGAACAGATCCTGAATATGATGAATTTAGTAAAACTTATTATTCAGCACCAAGTACTACAGGATATGTTGCAGAACTTTTAAATAATAATAGTAAACATTTTGGGAATAACTCTTTATTTGTAGGAATTGATGAAAATAAAGGTATTTCTTATGCAATTATTACTATAAATCTTGGCTCTTTACCTGATGATGCAATTATTAAATCAGCATCATTTAATCTATATCCAATTAATAGAGTCTCAACTACTATTGAAAAGTATGGTGAATGGAATGTAGGTATTGTTAATCAAGAAACTATGGGAGATATAACAGATTTTGATGATGTTAATAATATGGAAATCATTGAATATATTGGTCGACCAACAGCATCTCATCAACTAACACAAGGTATATGGAGAACATGGGAACTTTCAGGAATTGAGTGTGCCTGTCTTCAAGAAGTTGCTAAAAATAAACAAGTAGTATTAAGAATAGAAGGTCCTAAAGAGTTAGTAATAGGCAGAACTAGACAAATGATGCAATGGGATATTGGTTATGGTAAATATGGTTATGGACTTCCTTATAGACCAAGATTAGAACTTACTTATACTCTTAAACCTACTGTTACAACAATATATCCTAAATCTGTACATACAATAAGTGAACATGGGATAAAAAATGATGAAGTTACTTCAGGATTTGATGAAAAAGGTAAAAAAATTTATTCTACATTTGAATTTAATACTTCTTCTCTCCCTCCATATGATGAAACATTTATAACAAGTGGATTCTTTGAACTAAATTCTACAAAAAATTATATTAAAGACGATATACGATTTCATTTAGAATTTGTTGATGAAAATATTGACCAAGATTATGAAAGTATTACAAATAGAGAGATAATTCAGAATATTGGTTATGATGTAAGTGCAAATGAGCTTAAAAATAATCAAACACAATATTTTGCATTTGATACTTTTTCTGAAATTACTTTAAATGAAAAACTTAAGAATAAAGATGATTTAGCTTTTGTTTTAAAACCAACATCATCAAAAAAAGCTATAAAAGACAAAACTGTATCATGGGAAACAAAAAAACAGTCTTTAAGCCCAAAATTAATTCTTGAACATATACCAAAAAGAAGAAAAGCACTTGAACAAGTTAAAAATGCACAATTAATAATGGAAAATGGGAAAATTAAGATAACTTGGGAAAATCCTAAACACCATGATTTAAAAGGTGTAAAAGTTATTAAAAATGCATATAGAAAACCATACTCAACACATGATGGTCAAAAACTTTTTGCTGGAATGGATAATTATACATTTGATGATTTTGGTGCTACTGATATTGATAAATATTATGCAATATTTACTTATGATGAAGTTCCAAATTATTCAAAACCTATAATATTAAAATATAAAGCAAGATAGGAGAATTATGATTTTAAAGTTTAAAGAATATTATCCATCAATTGCACCTAGTGCTTGGGTTGCTCCAAGTGCAGATGTAATTGGTCAAGTTACTATTGGTGAAAATTCATCAGTATGGTTTCAATGTGTTTTAAGATCAGATGTAAATAAAACTATAATTGGTAAAAATACAAATATTCAAGATTTATCAATGATTCATACAGATGTTGATTCACAAACAATTATTGGAGACAATGTAACAATTGGTCATAAAGTTATGCTTCATGGTTGCAAGATTGAAGATAATTGTTTAATTGGAATGAGTGCAACTATTTTGGATAATGCAGTAATAGGTAAAGGCTCTATTGTTGGAGCTAATTCATTAGTAACTTCAGGAAAAGTATTCCCTCCTAATTCATTAATTATGGGAAGTCCTGCAAAAGTTGTTAAACAACTAAACGATGAAGATGAACAAAAATTAATAAAACATGCTGCTCATTATGTTGATTATAAAAATGATTATTCATAAAAACTAAATAGCTAAAATTAGCTTAGTAAAATTTTATTTCTACTAAGCTGATTTTTATTATTTACACTTATTATATGCCTTAGTTAGTTCACCATATAAAATATCAAAACTAACATTTTCCATAGTATCAATAATTTCAATCATAACAACATTATCTTCTCTACCATTCCACTCTTTTATATAAGATCCCTCTTTATACCCATTATCTTGTCTAAATTTATTTAAGCAATTTTTACCAATATAAAGTTTTTGTAACCATGTAAATGAAAGACCAGAAATCTTACATGTTCTGAAAAATTGATCAATAAATCTTTCTATTCCACTAAATATTGGCATATTTCCTGTTTCAATTGCTAATGCAATATAAGATAATTTCTCAGACTCTTTGATCATTAATTTAACATCAACATTCTCTACTGCTTCATATATGCAATGAGTATTTACTAAAGATACACCTTTAGGTACATTTGTTTCTTGTAAAATATAAGACATTAAGAAATGCCAGATATCAACTAATTCAACATGTACATTTTTCATATCAGCATCTGCTGTTATATTCTTCCAATGTTTCCAAGGTGCAGAATCAATTAATTCTGCAACTTCCATATGAATACATCTAAGCCAATTGATCTCTTTCCCAAATTTATTACTACCTAGTTCCCAGTTTTTGCCATTTGTTGAGTCATTTAACTCTTTTTGTAATAAAAACATTTCTTCTAGCTTATATGGAAAAGACGATGCTTCTTCTAAAAATGAAGCCAAAGGTAAACACTCTTCAACAACATTATCTAATGCTGTATTATTTGGAAGCTCATTTTCACCTTTTAATAAATGAACAATCAAAGATACTGTATATGGAACTTCATCTTTTTCTTCCCATTCTAAAACATCTAATGATCTAACTCCTATGTATTTCATAAAATCTTCAATTGATAAAAACCCCAATGATTTAATACTAATTTTAAAATCTTTATATAACAAACTTAACTCTCCTATTTTAATGGTAATTTTATTGTGAATTTTGCACCTATATTTGTATTCTCAACTCCAATAGTACCATTACTATGATCTTCTATTATTGTTTTACACATATATAAACCTAAACCCGTTCCATTTTTATTTGTTTTAGTTGAAAAATATGGTTCAAATATTTTTCCTATTACATTATCAGGTATACCACCTGCGTTATCTTCAATAATAATATAAATATAGTCTATTTCTTTTATTGTACTAATATTTATAATTTTATTTTCAATTCCTTTTTCATTTAAGGCATCACATGAATTTTTTATTATGTTTATAATTACTTGTACTATTTCATTTAAATATACAAAAATTTTAACTTGAATATTATTCTTAATATTTAATTTTACTGCATTAGCTTTTAATAAATATCCTAAAAAATCTGCAGACTTATTTATAATTATAGATAAATCAATAAATTCTTTCTTACGATTTGGTTTAAAAAAATCCCTAAAGTCATCAATAGTTTTTGACATATACTGAAGTTGAACTCCAACATCATGAACTACACTATTTACTAATTCATCAGTAATCTGCCCTCCTGACATTTTAGTAAGAGGTATTTTTTGAACTAAAATTGAAACTGCTTGTAAAGGTTGTCTCCATTGATGAGCAATCATAGAAATCATTTCACCCATTGCCACATGTTTTGATTGTTCAATTAATAAATTCTGTTGACTATCTATTACTTTTCGTGATGTTATATCTTGAGAAATTGCATCATAAGTGATGATTCGTCCCATATTATCAAAGTTTGGATAAATTGTTGTTTCAACCCAATAAAAATCTCCATTCTTTTTAATATTTTTTAATTCACCAGACCAAACTTTACCAGCTTTTATCGTTTCCCATAAATTATCAATTGTCTCTTTTGCTGTATCCTTATGTTTCAATAAAGCATGAGTTCTACCAACTAATTCTGAACTCGTATAACCATTAATCTTACAAAATGCTGAAGATACTTTTAATATTATACCATTTGAATCTGTTCTAGATAAAATAACTTGTTTATCAACAATACTAGCTGATTTATTTAATGCCTCTTGAATGTATTTTGCAGTTTTACTATATACTTCAAGAAAATTCTCAAGTATAATTTCTGAAAGTTTATTGATTTGTGTTGATATTTCTAAAGAATTAACATTTAATTCACTTAGATATTCAATTAATGCATTCTTAAAACCTATACATAAAATAAAAAGTTCTTCTGATTTAATATCTTGTTTGTTTAAATAGTTAAGAAAATCATTTATTGTCGATGATTGCCCTATTTCTACCTTTTGTGTTATTAAATCAATATAATAATCTAATAAACAAAAAGCATACCTTTTAATAAATAGTTCTTTATCGATTTTATGAGCATTTAATATAGATATTATTTTTTCATTATTAATCCAATATCTAATTATTACTAATTTATTCTTTTTTAAATTACTAACTAGCTCTTTTAATTGCATGTATTTTAATTACCTTTGTTTTTGTTTATAAAAATTACAATCCATTTTACTTGATCTTTTAACAACTAAAGAAGGTATTTGCTGTGATTTAAAGCCATAAGCATTACAACCATGAGGTTTATTTTTTTCCCATGTTACATAATAATAAATACACTTTTGACAAATTATTCTTTCCATACTCATATTAAACTTCTACCTTACTTTGAATTGCTTTTGATAATGATAAAATATCAACATTTTCTAAACTAACACCAGTTGGAACTCCCTGTGCTATTTTACTAAATCTTATATCTCTATTTTTTAGTTTATCTTCAATATATAAGATAAATGCATCATTTGCAATTGAAGGAGTTATAGCAAATAGAATAGTTTCTACTTCATTTTCATCAACAAACTGTGTTAATCTATCAATAGCATCTTGATCTAATTCTTCAATTACGAAATATTTTCCATCAAATTGTTTTGAATCTTCAATAATAAAAATATCCTTAGCACTTTGTACTATGCACATTTTTGTATTATCTCTTGAATCGTCTAAACAAACTTCACATATTTCATGTTCACTCATAGAACCACATTTAACACACTTAGTGATATTTTTTAACGCATTTTCAATACTATGAGCAATTTTTATTCCACAATAATTATCATTCATAACAATATGATATGCCAGTCTTAAAGCAGATTTTTTACCAATTGTTGGTAAAGATTCAAATGCTTCAACTAAATCATAAAATTTTTCTAGGCCTTTTTTCATGGCAGGATTATATCTAAAAGTATCTAAAACTAATTCATTCAATTTTTAGATACTTTTAGATAAAATCGCGACTTAAATATAACTATATAGGAGTTAATAATTGACTGAAATAGATTATTATGAATTATTAGAAGTAAGCAAAGATGCTGAACAAGGTACAATTAAAAAAGCTTATAGAAAAATGGCTATGAAGTATCATCCTGATAAAAACCCAGGGGATAATGAAGCTGAAGAGAGATTTAAAGCAGTTAACGAAGCATATCAAGTATTAAGTGATCAAGAAAAAAGAGCAATTTATGATAGACATGGAAAGGCTGGTCTTGAAGGTCATGGTCAACAAAGAGGTGGTTTCTCTGGTGGATTTGATGACTTAGGTTCAGTATTTGAAGAAATGTTTGGTTCTGCTTTTGGTGGTGGAGGAAGAAATTCTAGAAGACAAAGAAAATCATACAATTATAACTTAGATGTAGTAATTGAAGTAAAATTAGAATTTAATGAAGCTATTTTTGGTTGTAATAAAAATATAAAATATAAATATAAAACAGCTTGTAAATCTTGTAAAGGTACAGGAGCAAAAGATGGTAAATTATCAACTTGTCCAACATGTGGTGGACAAGGTCAAGTTCATGCAAGACAAGGATTTATGACATTTGCCCAAACATGTCCAACATGTCAAGGTTCAGGTCAAGCTGCTAGTTCACCTTGTAAATCTTGTAATGGAACAGGTTATGACGAAGTAAAAGATAATTTTAAAGTAGATATTCCTGAAGGTGTAAATGATGGAATGAGAATTAGAGTATCTAATAAAGGTAATATTGCACCAGATGGAACAAGAGGTGATTTATACTTAGAAGTTTCAGTAAAAGAAGATTCTCATTTTGTAAGACATGATGATGATATTTATTATGAAGCTCCTATTTTCTTTACTCAAGTTGCACTTGGTGGGAAAATTAAAATTCCTGGATTAAGAGGTGAATTAGAACTTGATATCCCTGTTGGAGTAAAAGATAAACAACAACTTACATTTAAAAATGAAGGTGTAAAATCTGTTCAAGGATATGGGAAAGGTAATCTAATAGTACAAATTAAAATTGAATATCCTAAAAAGATAAATGAAGAACAAAAAGAATTACTTGAAAAATTACAAGAAAGTTTTGGAATAGAGAGTAAACCACATGAAAAAAGTTTTGAAAATATGTTTGACAAAGTTAAAAAGTGGTTTTCATAATATAATTTTTATATATAAAAGATAGTTATATTACTGTAAAAATTATTTAACTAAAGTATTAAGATAAAAATAAACTTTTATCTTAATACTATTTTGTAATTTTTCTACTATAAATATCTATTTCTTTGTATTTATACACTAATTCTTGATACTTTAATGCATAATCATTATATAAATTGGAACTAATCATAATAAATCCTTTTTATTGATTATACACAATCTGTTTTTTTTGATAATACTTTTAAAACAGCACAAGAAAAACCTGCTTGTTTTCTAGCTTCAAAATTTAAATCCATTTTTCTTTTTGTAGAACCAGGGAAAACATCTTCAATAATTTCTAAATATGTTGAATCATAAGGTACATTTTCTAAATCACAAGCATATTTGTACCAAACATCACCTTTTGTTACATGGTCAACTTCCTCTTCTAAAATTATTTCTAAAACTTTTAATATTTTTCTATTAAAAGGATCATTATTAGATTTTAATTTTTGCATAATTTTTGGATTTTGGTCTAAACCATTTGCTTCTAAATATCTAGGAACTGCCGCCATTCTTCGTAAAAATGTTGGTGTAGCTTGTAAGGCTTCAAATAAATTTTTATGTACAGGAAAATCTCCATACTTACCATTTAATTCTTTTAATAATTCTTCTAACATTAAAAAATGTCTAATTTCATCCGAAGCAACACTTAACCAATCTTCATAATATTTTTTTGGCATATTTTTAAATCTCACAGCTGCATCAAGTGCTAAATCAATTGCAGAATATTCAATATGTAAAATAGTATGTATTAAATATCTTTTACCCTCTTCTGTATTAAAGTTTTTAATTTTTGGTAACATTGTTGGTTTAACAATTTCTAAAAAAGATACATATGACGGTTCTTTTAACTCATATGGTTCATATGAATCATTAAACTCAAAATCATTATTTAAAAACTTCTCATAAAACTTATTAAACTTTTCTATTTTATTTTTAGGTTCACTTGCTAATAAAATTTCTTCAAGTGTAAAAAAATAATCCATTCATAACCTCTTTCTTGATATAATTACCCAATTTTAGCGAACTAAGGTTTAAAATGGATATAAAAGTACAACCAATGGGTGATTATCAAACAAATTGTTATGTCGTAACAATAGATAATAAAGATTTAATAATTGATCCAGGTGTAGATGCATTAAGATGGATAAAAACACAAGTTACTAATCCAATTGCAATATTAAATACGCATGGACATTTTGATCATGTTTGGTCAAATGCAGAAGTTAAAAAAACTTATGATATAAAAATATACACACCTAAAGATGATAACTTTATGTTAGAAAAAGATCCATATGGACTAGGTATGCCACCATCATGTGCTGATGTGCTAGTAGAACACGATGAAGAGATTGAGATTCAAGGAATCAAAATAAAATTCCATTATTTTCCAGGTCATACTCCAGGATGTTCAGCAATTCAAATAGGTAAGCATTTATTTACAGGTGATTTTATATTTAAAGGCACAATTGGAAGATTTGATTTTCCTTATTCTAATGCATCTTCAATGAAAGAAAGTATTAAAAAAATTTTGACATGGAATGATGATTTCCATATCTATCCAGGACATGGAGATAAAACAACATTAAAAAGCGAAATTCATACATTAAAACAGTGGGAATCTTGCATATAAAAGGGTTTAGTTTGGATAGAACTTGTGAAAATATTATTAAAAAGAATGAAGAGTTAAAGTTATTAAATACTTTAAATCATATTTACTTATCTATATTTAATCATTTAAAAAAAGAATATAATATAAGCCAATTAGAAATATTATTAAAAACTATAGATAAAACTAATTCTCTTTTTAAATCAGAAGATATTATTACTGATAAATATTTAACTAATTTAAAATATATAGAAAATGATAGTACTCAAATATATTTTTTAATTTATTCTAAAACTTCTGAAGATAATGAACTGATTAGTAAAAATTTACCGAAATTAAAACTCTCATTAGAATTCTTTTCGTCAACTTTATATAATAAATATCTAGAAAAATCAATTCATGAATTATCCATTGTAGATTCACTAACTGGTGCATTTAATAGGTCTTATTTAGATGCTTATATTGATAATATACTTAATATATCAAATAGAGAACAAAAAAAAGTTGGTTTTCTAAAAATTGGTATTGATCAATTTAAAGCCGTAGTTGATGAATTTGATTATGCAATTGCAGATAAAGTATTAATTGAGTTAACAAATACATTAAAACAGAGTATACGAATATCAGATATTGTTATTAAAATGTCTGAAGATGAATTTTTAGTTATTTTACTAAATGTTATTAATGAGAATAATGCTACAATAGTCTCAGAGAAATTAATTAATAATTTTTCCAAAAGAAAAGTTTTAGTTAATAAAAGTTTAAAACATACACTCAAAAAAACAATTTGTATAGGTATGTCTATATATCCTGATGATGCAACAAATATTGATGATGCAATTAAAAGAGCAGATATTGCTTTATATGAAGCAAGAAATATGGGAAGAAATAGACATTATAAATATAGTGAAGAGAGTATAAATTCAATAGATTTCTTTTAGGCGGTAATTTTGAAAAATAAGATTTTAGAGTTAATTAAATCATCTGGAAATGAGAAAAAAGATTTTGATGCTTTAACTAGTATATTTAGTCTGTATGAACAATTACAATACGCTACAAATATACATCAAATTGCAGAAGATTTATATGCTTGGTTAAATAAAGAGTTTAATATTGATAATGTTGTTTTTGCATTATTTGATATTAATACAAATTCTAAAGAAGAAATCTTAGTCAAAGGTGATGATTTTTACTTAGATGATGATTTTTCTAGTTTTTTTATAATTAACACACATACAAATTTAAACGCAACAATATCTTTTAGTACAACATCAAATGTACACTATCAGGTTATACAATCAAAATATTCAATAATTGAAGCTGCTTTTTTTCTAATTTCTCCAATAATCCAAAATGGAATTACAAAAAAGAACTTTATAGAATCTTCATCTTTAGATTCTGTAACAAAAGTTTATAATAGAAATTATTTAATAAAGAACTTAACTAAACATCTTAATCTTAGTAAAAATAAAGAGAGTGAAATCTATTTTTTAATGATTGGAGTTGATCACTTTAAAGCTGTTATAGACGAGTTTGATTATGATACTGGTGATAAAATATTAATAGAGTTAGCAAAAGTAATTCACTCTAATATTAATGAATTTGATATGGTTGCAAGATTAAATGCAGATGAATTTCTTGTTACAATTTTAAGTAACTCTTCTGAATTTGAAGCTACACAAACTGCAAAAAGAATTATAAATGAGTTTTCAAAGAAAAAAATATTAGTTAATGAACAAACATG from Poseidonibacter antarcticus encodes:
- a CDS encoding GGDEF domain-containing protein, whose translation is MKNKILELIKSSGNEKKDFDALTSIFSLYEQLQYATNIHQIAEDLYAWLNKEFNIDNVVFALFDINTNSKEEILVKGDDFYLDDDFSSFFIINTHTNLNATISFSTTSNVHYQVIQSKYSIIEAAFFLISPIIQNGITKKNFIESSSLDSVTKVYNRNYLIKNLTKHLNLSKNKESEIYFLMIGVDHFKAVIDEFDYDTGDKILIELAKVIHSNINEFDMVARLNADEFLVTILSNSSEFEATQTAKRIINEFSKKKILVNEQTCQTLLKTACIGFETLDVDETSGSITDSIKNADIALYEAKNAGRSQLFKFRDLKDEDTIDLF
- a CDS encoding GGDEF domain-containing protein, whose protein sequence is MDRTCENIIKKNEELKLLNTLNHIYLSIFNHLKKEYNISQLEILLKTIDKTNSLFKSEDIITDKYLTNLKYIENDSTQIYFLIYSKTSEDNELISKNLPKLKLSLEFFSSTLYNKYLEKSIHELSIVDSLTGAFNRSYLDAYIDNILNISNREQKKVGFLKIGIDQFKAVVDEFDYAIADKVLIELTNTLKQSIRISDIVIKMSEDEFLVILLNVINENNATIVSEKLINNFSKRKVLVNKSLKHTLKKTICIGMSIYPDDATNIDDAIKRADIALYEARNMGRNRHYKYSEESINSIDFF